TTCAAGACTTTATTATTTGTCTTATCCTTATTTTATCCAAACTTTTGAATCTATTTATCAATTGACTCCTCATTCAAACTTTTGAATCTAACATATGATTGCAGATATGTTCATTGAGGAAGTCATGGAACTAGAGGAGTTAAATCCATTGAGGAACACAGTAGTTGGTTTGCCTGGTCTTTCAACTGAACAATGAAAGAGATTAACTATCGCAGTTGAATTAGTGGCCAATCCATCcatgatgcttgttgatgataAGTGAATTGAGATAAATTCACCGTTGCTTGTAATACAAGTTACCTAGTTAGTTAGTTTTACTTGTAAGAAACAGTTTTAGTTAGTTATAACTTACAACTACCTCTACTAGTTGGTTATGATCCCTTAACTTGTATATAAGGTAGAACATTGAGATTGTAATGATCAAGTTGcataataaaattttcattctttctctcCTTCGTTTAGGCTCAATACGCGCTTACTCTGCAACTCCCTCGTCTTGTACCTTGCAAGATCTCTTTTCATGGCATACTTAACTCACTCTACCTACTCTTTACAATGCTAAACCAAATCATAGCATATTTGGAATTGGAATAATAATGTCGAGCTCACAAAATGGGATTATTTACTTTGTATAATTCTAATGCAACAGAAACTATATACTTGGATAACTCATTTCTCATTTGAAAAACTCACTATTgtcatggaaaaaaaatatagtaccCTTCTAAAAACTTTTGatgtatttttgaatgattgaaCTAAAAAGGAAGATTAGGGACCGATTAGATGATATCATTCATAATAGTCCCAAAGCATGGGAAAAATGAACAgtacaaacaaaaacaacaagtTGGTAAATTGACGGCTATGATCTCAGTTTCCAAATCTGCCAGATGGAATCTCCACCGTCCATCAATCTCTgattacagtttttttttttctttcccttcTTTTTCATTGTTACCTGCTGATGTTAGAATTGGTAGGAGCAAGAGAGTGAACATTTCTCTGTGCAACCAAACAGCATAAGAATCCTGAACCCGCTAACCCTGTTTTACCCGTTACCGTTAATTCTCTCACTCCATTCCAATCCTTTAACGCCGTCGTTTTGGGTGATGTTGAAGACGACGTCGTTGTtgattcttcttcatcaactGATTCCGTACAAGAATTATCGTTATCACAAGATTCACTCGAAACTTCTTCTCCGGTAACCACCTCCTTCAATTTCGGTTCTAACAACTTTCTCCGACGGTGTTTTATCTTCTCTCCCATTAGATCACGGTAACCTATCGCTGAGATTTTCTCCAGTGCCGCCGGAAAATCTGAACCATCAACCACCATTGCTCCGATGTTAATTACGCCGTAGAACCTCCCCGACGGACGACGAATTTGAACAGCGCTGAAGCAAGGAGTTCTGTTCACGTTCACGTTCACGTTCACGTTGCCGTTGCCGTTGACGGAGTCGGAGGAGAGGATGTTGCTTATGAGGAACCTAACAGTACCGACGATATGATCACGGAAAGTACCAACGGCGTAGATTGCGACACAGATACCTGACGTTTCGCCGGCGAGAAACTCCGGCGTGACTTTGAAGAGGAATTTATCATTCCATGTAGGGTTCTGACCTCCGATTTTGTCGACTCGTGTTCGTAGCTTGGTGGAAGAGTCGATCCATGTGAGTGCGTAGGTTTGAAATCTTCGCCGTAGTGATGACGGTGGTTTCAAACCTTGTGCTGAGATCAAGTTGATCTCCAATACTAGTTGAATCTTCGCCGGAGTCGCCAtcgtttctctctctctctctctctctctctctgaaacCTTTACAACAGCACCatctttattttgtttctttattttccGGCGAGATGAACGGTTGTGATTCCGGTGAAGGAagaaggagagagagagaggttttCTATTAAGAAGCAGTGTGGGACCTacgtatatatatttttgttattttgtatgaaaaatgaaaatattagcTGTAAATAACTAAACTGGGTTTAATGTGGGGTTATTAGTGAAAATCATTGCTTACTTAACAGCATTTTAACTGAAAGCTTAACAAACAAACGCCTCTAACAGTAACAGCTACTGTTATCTGGATACAGTAATTACAACAGTATTCACACTAAATAATTACAATTAATAaggtaagataaaaaaatacaatatacaATTAATTAAAGgtaaattatatttgttatataattaaaggtaaatatatatgtttacttttaatttttttttacactgtTTACTTTTACTATGAACTTCCCTTTGTTATTTCATTATATTATAGCCATTTTTCTCTCAAGTTGTATTCAATATCATTGTTCTTGTGGTTGGTTAGTATAGCTCcattttctctcaattttaaaataatttttttttatttaaatttttttaactttaatacTCCTACTACATAAGCAAATTATTACTACAAAAAGTAAATAGTGACTAACAAAGGCAAAATGGTAAATTTGGAGGACCAAAATTGAGcaattgtaaaacttttttttgacacaacaataacattaaaatcgaacaattaaaatttgaaaggtCAAAATCAAACAACCGTAAAATTTGAagtcaaaagtgcatttaagctaACTTGCACActtaggcaaaa
This genomic interval from Trifolium pratense cultivar HEN17-A07 linkage group LG6, ARS_RC_1.1, whole genome shotgun sequence contains the following:
- the LOC123889605 gene encoding uncharacterized protein LOC123889605 — protein: MATPAKIQLVLEINLISAQGLKPPSSLRRRFQTYALTWIDSSTKLRTRVDKIGGQNPTWNDKFLFKVTPEFLAGETSGICVAIYAVGTFRDHIVGTVRFLISNILSSDSVNGNGNVNVNVNVNRTPCFSAVQIRRPSGRFYGVINIGAMVVDGSDFPAALEKISAIGYRDLMGEKIKHRRRKLLEPKLKEVVTGEEVSSESCDNDNSCTESVDEEESTTTSSSTSPKTTALKDWNGVRELTVTGKTGLAGSGFLCCLVAQRNVHSLAPTNSNISR